In the Streptomyces sp. SJL17-4 genome, CTCGGGGGTGTCCTGGGGATCCTGGACGCACGCGATCAGCTCGGGAACGTACCGCTCGGGGACCCGGCCGGTCAGCGCGATCACGCACGATCTGCGGCGCCACCACGGGTGCCCGGGGTTCGCCACGTACCGGGCGAGTTCTTCCGCGCCGACCTCCCGCAGGCCGGCGGTGTCGTGGAATCCGGCCTGCGGTATCAGGGTCTCGATGCTTCGCATCCGGGGATGCTACTGCCCCGGCAACGCCCTGAGCAGGCCAATTTCACCGGCGCGCGCACGGACTGCCCGATGGGGACACCATGGACGTATGACGCTGCCCGGCGAGCGTGGCCTCGCCGTCGTCGAGGCGCCGTCCGTGCTCGGGCTGCGGCCGTCCGGGGTCCAGGAGCTGCCGGAGGCCGTGCTCGGCGGAGTGGCGCGGGTCGCGCGGGTCGAACCGCCCGCGTACGACCCGCTGCGGGACGCCGTGACCGGGGTGCTCAACCCGGGTGGGATCGCGCGGTACTCCGTACAACTGGCGGACGCCGTCGGCGAGGTGCTCGACTCCGGGCGCTTTCCCGTCGTCCTGGGCGGCGACTGCAGCATCCTGCTGGGGAACCTGCTCGCCCTGCGGCGCAGAGGGCGGTACGGGCTGCTGTTCCTCGACGGACACACGGACTTCTACCAGCCGTCCGCCGAACCCACCGGCGAGGTCGCGTCCATGGAACTCGCCCTGGCCACCGGGCGCGGCCCCCGGACGCTCGCCGACCTGGAGGGTCGGCGGCCGCTGGTGCGCGACGAGGACGTCGTCGCGCTCGGGTTCCGGGACGCCGAGGAGTCCGCCGAGGCGGGGAGCCGGCCGCTCCCGCCGCGGCTGTTCGCCCTCGCTCTCGACGACGTGCGCGCGGCCGGCGCGGGCGCGGCCGCGCGTGGCGCCGTCGCCCGGCTCGCCGAGCGGGACGGGTACTGGGTCCACCTCGACGTCGACGTCCTGGACGACGTGATCATGCCCGCCGTCGACTACCGGCAGCCCGGCGGGCTGAGCTGGGCCGAACTGGAGGACGTACTGAGGACAGCCCTGGGCCACGAACGTGCCGTCGGGTTCGACGTCACGATCTTCAACCCGCGGCTCGACCCCGACGGGACGATCGCCGACCGCCTGACCGCCTGCCTGCGGCGGGCCCTGGCGGTCCAGGGCCCGCCGGTCTAGCACTCTGCCGGTGCAGCGCCAGACCGGCGGGCCGGAGCCCTGGCGGCAGGGGCCCTGCCGGGCCGGGGAGCCCTCTGATCGCGTTCGGCGGATCAGCCGCGGTCGAGCCGCGGCAGCGAAGCACAGAGGCGCTCGGGCAGCGCTGGCAGGACTTTGTGGATGCCGACGCAACCCGCAGCGCCGTTCGTGGTGACCGGCCGCCAGCCGGTGGTCTCGGCCCGGTAGAACCAGCGTTGGGAGATACCTGAGGAGGAGCAGCCGTCGCCGGCTTCACCGCACACCGGCCCCATCCGGGTCGACAGGTCCAGCACCAGCCACGTGTCGTCGCAGCCGCGTTCCTCCCAGCGCGTGTGTTTGGGGATGTCCGTATCGTTGACTGCCTGCTGGTACGAGGACGAGGTGCAACGCGGGGGCGTGGGGTCGCAGCCGTTCTCACCACACTGCCGCAGGTCAGGCGGGGTGGCACCGGCGGGGGTGTACACGTCCCGGCTGTTCACCACGACCCTGCGGGAGCTGAGGGGCTCGTCCAGCTTCACCGTCGTTTCGACCCGCTGCGTCCCGGTGCAGCCGGAGTCCCGGTCCAGGGACGGGGTTTCGTACGTGACCCGCACGTACACCGTGCCGCGCTCGACAGTCTCGAGTTCACCGCGCAGGCCGCGCACGCAGGCGTGTGCGCCGTCGGGCACTTCGGCGTCGACCACCAGAGACCGGCCGCCGTCGGCGGTACGGACACCGTCGATGCGGATCGGAGCGGCGAGCGTCCAGGTTGTGTCCGCGTCTGTCGCCTCCTCAGCGGTCTCGACGGTCTTTACGGTCTGAGTACCGCAGCCGGCGAGGATCGCCAGGACCGCGCCGAGCGCGACCATCCGTATGTCCCGCTGCCACATGCCGCGCCCCCCATTTGCCGAAGATCGGCAGCCTAGCGTGTCCCCTGGGAGCCCCCCGTTGACCGTCTCCGTCGAGAGGATTCGGCGGAAGGCGTGCGGCGTGAATCTCAGCGGTGTCCCGTCGCCGTCGACGATGTCGGCCCGCAGCGCATGGTCGGTGAGGAACTCTCGGATCCGGTTGGGGGAGATGAAGCTCAGGAAGCGCCAGCAGTACACCACCGGCATGAAGCCGCAGCTCACGGGCCAGACCCTGCCGATGCCACGGCCAGCACCGCCCAGTACGATCTGCGGCTATCTGAACAGGTTCAGTACAGCGGGGCGGGAATCAGCGGTATGGGCAAGAACGGCGGAGAGAGCTGCGCCGATGGGTGCGTCGGCGTCATACTGCTCCTCGTCATCGGCGCAGTGGCCTTCGTTGCCTGCGATGACGACTCGGGCGCCTTGAACGCGGACAGCCCGGCGACAGCGGCGACGCAGCTGGCCGAGCCGCGGAAGTGGCAGCTCAGGGATATCGGACTCGACGACGAGACCACCCTGTGGTGGGACACGGAGAAGTCGGAGACGCTCAGGCTCCTGACCTACGCCCAGGCCGAGGACGCGAACAGCGCAGCGCTGGACGACCTCGACGACGACGAAGGTCTCACGGCGAAGGACGTGGAGCTGAAGCTCCTGTCGATGCCGAAGCACGGGACAGCCAAGCTGAACAAAGCTGACGGCACGGTCGTGTACACACCCCGGGCCGGATTCGAGGGGCAGGACGAGTTCCGGTTCTCGGTGCAACTCCGGGGCAGGCCGCGGGTAGTCGAGGGCACGCAGACGATCGCCGTCGAGGAGAGCCCTGGCGGCAGGTACGGGCGCGAGCACAGCGCGGTCGTGCCCAGCGAGCCGTTCGCCAACTGCGCCGCAGCTCGCGCCGGTGGAGCTACGCCGGTGCACGAGGGCGATCCGGGCTATGGCCCGCACCTCGACGGCGACAGCGACGGAATCGGCTGCGAGTGGGGCTGACAGGCAAGCGCAAGACGGGCACCAGATGACACAGTGGCGGCTCTTGCGGGGAGATGCCCTGGTCGGTGAGCTCAGTGAGTACGGCTGTGATCAGCCGTTCTTCCTGGCGCGTTTCACTCCGGTGCCAGGCTCGGGGACCATGAGGGCGTTGTTCGAGGCCGGGGCGGCCTTCCGAGGCCCGGATCCGGATGGTGCCAGGTTCGTCGCGCTGGTCGAGCCGCTGCAGGACTTGGAGCTCACAC is a window encoding:
- a CDS encoding arginase family protein → MTLPGERGLAVVEAPSVLGLRPSGVQELPEAVLGGVARVARVEPPAYDPLRDAVTGVLNPGGIARYSVQLADAVGEVLDSGRFPVVLGGDCSILLGNLLALRRRGRYGLLFLDGHTDFYQPSAEPTGEVASMELALATGRGPRTLADLEGRRPLVRDEDVVALGFRDAEESAEAGSRPLPPRLFALALDDVRAAGAGAAARGAVARLAERDGYWVHLDVDVLDDVIMPAVDYRQPGGLSWAELEDVLRTALGHERAVGFDVTIFNPRLDPDGTIADRLTACLRRALAVQGPPV
- a CDS encoding excalibur calcium-binding domain-containing protein, whose protein sequence is MGKNGGESCADGCVGVILLLVIGAVAFVACDDDSGALNADSPATAATQLAEPRKWQLRDIGLDDETTLWWDTEKSETLRLLTYAQAEDANSAALDDLDDDEGLTAKDVELKLLSMPKHGTAKLNKADGTVVYTPRAGFEGQDEFRFSVQLRGRPRVVEGTQTIAVEESPGGRYGREHSAVVPSEPFANCAAARAGGATPVHEGDPGYGPHLDGDSDGIGCEWG